One Gossypium arboreum isolate Shixiya-1 chromosome 13, ASM2569848v2, whole genome shotgun sequence genomic window, AATGCAATTTGGTTGGCTTTTTTCAGTACAGGTCCCACCTCTAGCTCTTCTATATAAACGCAGGCATTCAGCATCAAATCATTACTCATACTTCCCAGTCCCACCATATTCTACCTTTCTTGCAGCCTGCTTCCCCAATCTTTTGCCTATTTACCTATGGTTTGATTTTCTGTTtccttatattttattcatttatgaaGAAGAATAATAATCTTGAATACTGTTCATGAGGCCTTATATATGCGGTTAATGAATAtaggcttcttttttttttttttgctttaattATATCAAACAGGATCCAGGAGATGAAGGTATGGCTATGGCTGAGGCAGCGCTGGAGACGGAGAGAGAGTCGCTAAGAGCTTGTCAACTTGCACTTGAAGCGAAGATTAGCGAGCGTGCAGTGCTATTGAGAAGGAAGCAAGAGATGGGTGCAAAGGAGGCCGCCAAGCAAAAAGTGGttgctgatttcatgctcttCATTGAAGCAATTGAGAAAAATGATATGG contains:
- the LOC108463579 gene encoding uncharacterized protein LOC108463579 encodes the protein MDPGDEGMAMAEAALETERESLRACQLALEAKISERAVLLRRKQEMGAKEAAKQKVVADFMLFIEAIEKNDMETANRFDEKAMKNTILTMMNDDTGGFGKKK